The proteins below are encoded in one region of Danio rerio strain Tuebingen ecotype United States chromosome 12, GRCz12tu, whole genome shotgun sequence:
- the ppa1a gene encoding inorganic pyrophosphatase 2, mitochondrial (The RefSeq protein has 1 substitution compared to this genomic sequence) produces MSYSVEERGRENTPQYRVYFKNAAGKYISPFHDIPIYANETENIFNAVVEVPRWTNAKMEIATKDALNPLKQDVKKGNLRYVSNVFPHKGYIWNYGAIPQTWEDPGHRDGDTGCCGDNDPIDICDIGSEVCSRGQVIQVKVLGTLALIDEGETDWKVLVINTEDPEAGQYNDIEDIRRLKPGYLEATLDWFRRYKVPDGKPENQFGFSGEFQSRDFAIKTVQDTHSFWKALICKKTDAGELSCMNTSMCDSPYYCSTSQAEAIVHSTDPYGDPEPIPSSADKWFYYEQP; encoded by the exons aTGAGTTACAGCGTGGAGGAGAGAGGTCGAGAAAACACACCCCAATACAGAGTCTACTTCA AAAATGCGGCGGGGAAATACATATCTCCTTTCCATGATATCCCCATCTACGCCAACGAGACAGAG AACATCTTTAATGCAGTTGTCGAAGTTCCTAGATGGACAAATGCAAAAATGGAG ATCGCGACTAAAGATGCCCTGAATCCACTGAAGCAGGACGTGAAGAAGGGAAACCTGCGCTACGTCAGTAATGTGTTTCCTCATAAAGGCTACATCTGGAACTACGGAGCGATCCCTCAG ACATGGGAGGATCCGGGCCACCGGGATGGAGATACAGGCTGCTGTGGAGACAACGACCCCATCGATATCTGTGACATCGGCAGTGAA gtgTGCAGTCGTGGTCAGGTCATCCAGGTGAAGGTGTTGGGGACTCTGGCTCTAATAGATGAAGGAGAAACAGACTGGAAGGTTCTTGTCATAAACACAGAAGACCCCGAGGCTGGACAATACAACG ACATCGAGGACATTCGTCGGCTGAAGCCCGGATATCTGGAGGCCACGCTGGACTGGTTCCGCAGGTATAAAGTTCCAGACGGGAAACCAGAAAACCAGTTCGGCTTCAGCGGAGAATTCCAGAGCAGG GATTTCGCCATTAAAACAGTAAAGGACACTCACAGCTTCTGGAAAGCTCTAATCTGCAAGAAAACAGACGCTGGAGAGCTCAGCTG tatGAACACCAGCATGTGTGACAGTCCCTATTACTGCTCCACTAGCCAGGCTGAAGCCATCGTCCATTCA ACTGACCCTTATGGTGACCCCGAGCCCATCCCCAGCTCAG CTGATAAATGGTTCTACTACGAACAACCATAG
- the ppa1a gene encoding inorganic pyrophosphatase 2, mitochondrial isoform X1, protein MEIATKDALNPLKQDVKKGNLRYVSNVFPHKGYIWNYGAIPQTWEDPGHRDGDTGCCGDNDPIDICDIGSEVCSRGQVIQVKVLGTLALIDEGETDWKVLVINTEDPEAGQYNDIEDIRRLKPGYLEATLDWFRRYKVPDGKPENQFGFSGEFQSRDFAIKTVKDTHSFWKALICKKTDAGELSCMNTSMCDSPYYCSTSQAEAIVHSTDPYGDPEPIPSSADKWFYYEQP, encoded by the exons ATGGAG ATCGCGACTAAAGATGCCCTGAATCCACTGAAGCAGGACGTGAAGAAGGGAAACCTGCGCTACGTCAGTAATGTGTTTCCTCATAAAGGCTACATCTGGAACTACGGAGCGATCCCTCAG ACATGGGAGGATCCGGGCCACCGGGATGGAGATACAGGCTGCTGTGGAGACAACGACCCCATCGATATCTGTGACATCGGCAGTGAA gtgTGCAGTCGTGGTCAGGTCATCCAGGTGAAGGTGTTGGGGACTCTGGCTCTAATAGATGAAGGAGAAACAGACTGGAAGGTTCTTGTCATAAACACAGAAGACCCCGAGGCTGGACAATACAACG ACATCGAGGACATTCGTCGGCTGAAGCCCGGATATCTGGAGGCCACGCTGGACTGGTTCCGCAGGTATAAAGTTCCAGACGGGAAACCAGAAAACCAGTTCGGCTTCAGCGGAGAATTCCAGAGCAGG GATTTCGCCATTAAAACAGTAAAGGACACTCACAGCTTCTGGAAAGCTCTAATCTGCAAGAAAACAGACGCTGGAGAGCTCAGCTG tatGAACACCAGCATGTGTGACAGTCCCTATTACTGCTCCACTAGCCAGGCTGAAGCCATCGTCCATTCA ACTGACCCTTATGGTGACCCCGAGCCCATCCCCAGCTCAG CTGATAAATGGTTCTACTACGAACAACCATAG
- the ppa1a gene encoding inorganic pyrophosphatase 2, mitochondrial isoform X2 — protein sequence MCTCLFQTWEDPGHRDGDTGCCGDNDPIDICDIGSEVCSRGQVIQVKVLGTLALIDEGETDWKVLVINTEDPEAGQYNDIEDIRRLKPGYLEATLDWFRRYKVPDGKPENQFGFSGEFQSRDFAIKTVKDTHSFWKALICKKTDAGELSCMNTSMCDSPYYCSTSQAEAIVHSTDPYGDPEPIPSSADKWFYYEQP from the exons aTGTGCACGTGTTTATTTCAGACATGGGAGGATCCGGGCCACCGGGATGGAGATACAGGCTGCTGTGGAGACAACGACCCCATCGATATCTGTGACATCGGCAGTGAA gtgTGCAGTCGTGGTCAGGTCATCCAGGTGAAGGTGTTGGGGACTCTGGCTCTAATAGATGAAGGAGAAACAGACTGGAAGGTTCTTGTCATAAACACAGAAGACCCCGAGGCTGGACAATACAACG ACATCGAGGACATTCGTCGGCTGAAGCCCGGATATCTGGAGGCCACGCTGGACTGGTTCCGCAGGTATAAAGTTCCAGACGGGAAACCAGAAAACCAGTTCGGCTTCAGCGGAGAATTCCAGAGCAGG GATTTCGCCATTAAAACAGTAAAGGACACTCACAGCTTCTGGAAAGCTCTAATCTGCAAGAAAACAGACGCTGGAGAGCTCAGCTG tatGAACACCAGCATGTGTGACAGTCCCTATTACTGCTCCACTAGCCAGGCTGAAGCCATCGTCCATTCA ACTGACCCTTATGGTGACCCCGAGCCCATCCCCAGCTCAG CTGATAAATGGTTCTACTACGAACAACCATAG